The genomic interval cttcttcctcctccactgtctccttccctgtggtcctccagacagacagacgtcgAGTTGGGTCCGAGTGTCATTATGAGATGTCGTCTCTCAGCGCCTCCTTCGTGCAAATCAGGTTTGATGACATCCACTTCTACGAGAACTGCGGCGGCGGCAGCTTCGGGAGCGTGTACCGAGCCAGGTGGATCTCTCAGGACAAAGAGGTGGCGGTGAAAAAGCTACTCAAGATCGAAAATGAGGTAGGAGTCGTAATTGCCGAGGCTTTTCATATACTTTTTAATTGTCGGTGTAGCAATCATTGTAATTGCTCCCGTTTAGTGGGTTGTGGTGACGTTTGGGAACCATCAGTCATAGTCATTATGCTCCTCCTCGCCTTGTGCACAGAATTGGCACATACTGTATGCTTTAAAGAAAGATTATTGCCAAATGAGAGATCATATTAAGACCAATTAAAGCAAGTGTTTCTTAGTCTGGAGATTTTGTGTAAGTGATGGCCTCATTGTCTTAAGACAAAAAACACATCTGATATACCTATTCATGCATATTCTATTTGATCTCCAGGCCTATGGCGGGGTGTGCATAACTTTGAGCCTTTACTTTAAGTAAGAGTTCACTGATAGCCATTGATCTTCAGCGGCTTAACACAATGCAAGGCCAAGCCAAATCATTTTGAACGGAAAACGCAACACAGTCCCGTTTTGCAACAACATTTGCCACGCCGTTATGCCGTCTATCTTTTGCTTTCCGTCTTTTTTTTGTTCAGGCTGAAATCCTCAGTGTGCTCAGCCATCGCAACATCATTCAGTTCTATGGGGCGATCCTTGAAGCACCCAACTATGGAATCGTCACCGGTAAGTCCATGCAACCCTTATCGGGTTAGTTTGTCATCCAATAGTAACCACAGCTATTATCTCCACAGCAGCTTCAGACCACGTTTACATCCGTCGCGTTAATGGGAAACCAGGAATCACCATCTGTTCATGCTTGTTTCACAGCTATTTTGTTTGCTTAGAACTGAATGGTGCTGTGgtctatattaacagtattggtAGATGACTTTAGGGTTCAGTAAGATAACATGCTGCTGGCTTTTTGTTCATGTTGAATGTTTCTGAAGTTCATGCCATGTGACAGTCCTCTCCCTTCTCATGCTCAGAATATGTTATCACATGGCAGTCATTGGCAGACTGAACACTCCCATGATTAGGATGTTAGCTATGAACTTCTCTCAGCCAGTGAGTGGTGAATAACACTGCTGTTGATAGGAATAGGACAGTGCTCACTGCTCACTGCTCACTGCTCGCTGATCACTGCTCACTGCTCACTGCTTACTGCTCACTGCTTACTGCTCACTGCTCACTGCTCACTGCTCACTGCTCACTGCTTACTGCTCACTGCTTACTGCTCACTGCTTACTGCTCACTGCTTACTGCTCACTGCTTACTGCTCACTGCTTACTGCTCACTGCTTACTGCTTACTGCTTACTGCTTACTCTAGATATTTATTCACTATTGACTTGAATTTTCTACCTTCTTTTACTACTTGGAGTTTACCTACTCCATTTCCTCCCTAATCTCTTCCTTAGGGGGTTTTAAGCATGCTCTACACTCATTTTATGGTACTTTCTGGTATGCTTCAGACTTGATTCTATCTTTGTTCCCTATAACTCCTTGTTTGGGCAAGCTTAAGTCTTTGTCCTTTTGCTTGTGATCTCCTCTCACGTTCTGGCTTAACAGTGACCTAAGCAATCAGGTCATTTTGGAAGTGCTTTTAGAATGATTTAGACAAATGACATTTAACTATGACATGTAATTCCTTCCCATTCTACCCACCCACACTCACACGCTTACTCTGCCGGCTCCTGCTCTACTTTCATAGATCATGGAAGGCTGTTGTATGGAAACGTCCTGTCCCAGTTAGGAAAAACCTAAATCCCATTGCATAAATGTTGGGTGCTACTTCATGGATTGAGGAATTGGAAAATACCCTCATATCTTTGCAATCAGGAGACGTTGCTAGATGGAAAAAGATGCTCCTTTGATGTTTCTACTTGCTTCCCTCTGTTTATGTCTTAAAATACAGTCTTATATTAGCCCTGTACTGTTATAGTCGGTTACAAGGCAGTAATGTTGAAATCTTTCACAGAGTTCTCAGACTTGACATTTCCCTCCTCCGGCCAGTGTTATGTGAGTGCGAGAGAAGGGGTTGGCTGGTTGTCAAGGAGCTGCTGTCTATATTTATCAAAGCAGAATCTAATTAGCAAGAGATAAAGGAAAAAATGTTAAAGACCATTCTGACCATGCCATATCCACATTCATCAGCTCTGTTATAAATGTCCCCTGTCTGCTCATATATCAGGGACTGTTGTCTCAGCAATCTAAcaaacattataaactgggtggcttgagccctgaattctgattggctgaaggtcttggtatatcagaccgtataccacgggtatgacaaaacatttgtttttcctgctctaattatgttggtaaccagtttgtaATAGCAATAAGGGGGTCGTGCTTTGCGTCGTGCCTATCAacagcccttagccttggtatattggccatataccacacccccttgggccttattgcttaaatatctaTCAGGTGAAGACATTTGTCTCTGCTGACCCACGTGGCAGAGAGTTTGTCAATAACTACCTAAATTTACTAGAGAAAAGCTAAATGTTTAATGTCATAGCAGGTTATATCATTCCTTTCAGTTAACTCATGCTTCAATACTCACTTTGAGAGGCTaaactgtgactgatagaaaaacGGTGTATGATGAAAGCAGTTCAGGGAGATGCATTATCTATGGAATTTGCCAGTCTTGTAAAAAAAAAGTACAAAGTACAGAGCCACATGATAAAAAGTGAGCCTATCTAAGAGATATTATATTGAGATGGCCCAGTATTTGTTTTCCAGTAGGCGGACCTAATCATGCAATACCATTACAATTAACCACTTTCACAGAACTGGTTTTTGTAGTTACAGCCTTCATCGGTCATTACCATTTAGAAGGGAAAAAATCCGTAGGAAGCCCTGGTGTTCGCTTCTAAAACACACACTGTAAATGACTAGTTCAATAACCGACATCTTTCCTGGATTTATAATAGGGCATAACATGGTCAGGGCAATTAATATTATTAATGACAAGTATAGGCCTGGTTCCTTCCCTCAAGGTTGATTCTTGTTTGCACTATTTTATGAGGTGACGCAGACGTTTTGGTCGCGCGAACATCCGACTCCCACCAGTCTAGCTGGTATCAGATAATATCAGTTTCAGCCATCTGTCTTTGCCAGGCCACTTTATAGTTCATGGAGCGACTGGAACgccgtgtgtctgtctctctgtctccccgatACTGAAGTGTCTCAGTGATTTAACAATGTTTATTGGCAggctttctttttcttttttagaAGGAGGTGTTGCATTGAGTAGCAAAGCATTCAAGTCCACATAATGCTTCTATTGTTCGTGTGTCACTACTGGTCTGGGGAAACTATTGCATTTCAGTAATACGATTGGCCTGATCCTTCTTGAACATTATATCAACATTGTTTTACAGGGATGTTCTTAACAGTGCCATGTACCTGTCTGTAATCATTTACGGTATATGGGGACTTTGTGTGGCCGTACACCTTGGCTTCATTTGGATATGGCGAGTTACAGCTGGAATCACAATGACAGGAGAACTGTGCACAAGAGCGTAGGCCTCAGGTGTTTGAACCGTGAGTGTGAGTGAGGTTGATAGAGTAGTACCCCTTTCCGGCAGTCCAATGTCCAAAGTGTGACCGGGATTTTAGTCTTTTTTTAAAATTTGaatttcataattaatcaacattatttatttttaaaagctGGATGCTTTTTGTTATATtttagtcttctgtgatgtatgtaaattgtaatattgggatgcaaactcaaaatggaatacGCTTTAAGTCTATCTCTGACATGGTACAGGCGTCTTCTTGTTTTTaagcccatagccatgtgtgtgaggtgtatacttttgtttcaaagtagatttgtttaagaccaagaatcactctgtgtgaccctgatttagcccgcCGCAGTTGAATGTTAAAGAGTATGTGGTGAAggaaacagaggaacagagacacacagggtgCTAAGCTGAGGCAGTAGCGTTTCCACAATGCATTGTGATGAATGAGCTCATCTCTTCTGACAGGTCAATGACAGAACAGAGGACAGGACTGTAAACCGGATTTCAACTGCTCTCTAAACTACTGTATAAAACCAAACGCTCTATTCACAAATAGAGGACATATTGTCTCACATATTTTTATTAACTCATGATTTCTGAACGAGATACGGTTGAAATGATGCATATATATTTGATAttgcacactcttagaaaaaaaggtgctacctAGAACCTTGAAggattctttggctgtccccataggataagcctttgaagaaccctttttggttggaggtagaaccctttttggtttcaggtagaactctTTCGGGTTCcaccctttctacagagggttctacatgtaacccaacatggttctacctggaaccaaacagggttctcctatggggacacctgaagaacccttttggaacccttttctcTAAGGGTGCAGTGCAATGTAAGTGTAGATTTGGGAGTCTTAGGACTGTATGTGTTTCCCACAGAATATGCTGGTGGAGGGTCCCTGTATGACTATCTGTCCAGTGCAGAGAGTGAGGAGATGGACCTGGGACAGGTTATGACTTGGGCCATGGAGATTGCCAAAGGTACAGTCACGATTCATTGTAGGATCTACTTTAAACCAGGCAATGCTACATGTTGTTTAGGAATTTTTGCTTAGCCATTTGACTTAACTAAACCACCCGCTGAGATTCCACATTTGTTTTAGCTCATTACCAACTTAACAATAGAATATAATTCAGATTTGTCCGCTTATGGTCTGTTCCAACTCATTGTTATTCTAGGCATATTTGTTATAGAATTCGGGTCTCACTGAGAACAAGTGAAGTCAAAACATGTAGGCCTAAATGTGATTAATCTATGTCCTTAGTTTGCATAATAAATTAGCATTGAGAGGGAGGCATGGAGGAGAGCACAGACGAACACAGCCTTGTTTACCTCTGCTGGTTGCACATTGACCTCAGTCAGATGAAATGTGCTTTATTTCTCCATTAGGCATGCACTATTTACACTCAGAGGCCCCGGTCAAGGTTATCCACAGGGATCTGAAGTCCAGGAATGGTAAGGTTTCAGATCCATCTGCAtgatctctgtgtctgtttcaGTCTGTACAAAAGATATCTGGTCAAACTGATTATGTCTTTAGCCAGAGGCAAATATTACATACGCTGAATTAGAAGAAAACTAAAAATACACATTCTCCTGTTTTCTATTGCAGTGGTTGTGACGGCAGACAACGTTCTTAAGGTACATTTGTTTGCACATGCAAGTGATCTGACATTTGCATACTGGCTTCACCCAAAACGGTTTAATCCCCAACCCTTGCTAAATCCCAGGACCACCTGTTTCCCCCCCTGTGTAGATCTGTGATTTTGGGGCATCCCGGTTCCActcccacaccacacacatgtCCCTGGTAGGCACGTTCCCCTGGATGGCCCCAGAAATCATCCAGAGCCTACCCGTGTCTGAGACCTGTGACACCTACTCCTACGGTGTGGTAAGTGACCAACACATAGgacacacactgaccacagaTCAGCTGTTGGATAGTCAGTACAATAgttgtgtaacctttatttaactaagcaagtcaagcaagtaagaacaaattcttatttacgatgacggcctaccccggccaaacccggatgacgctgggccaattgtgtgccgcccaatgggactcccaatcatggcaaGATGTGATACaccctggattcaaaccagggactagTGTCACCTcttgcaccgagatgcagtgccttagacggctACACCACTCGAGAGTCCATAGTTACTTAGACTGGGCTATTTTTATTCTCAAACTGATGCTGCAAGATAATCTGCATGTGAAGTCCATATGTATCAACTTATAGGTGGAATTTTATTTACAGTAGTATACTGTAATTTAACTACAGAAACCATCAGAGGAGATTTAGGGACTGAACCAGCTTGGGAAAGAAATAGCTCTAATGTCACTGTTGCAACTTCATGGTCGAGAGAGTAAACTGTCAATCAAACAGTACCTAGCACTTGAAAGAACAGACTTTTCAGAGATGACATTTTCATGCCTGCATTACATCCACTTGAAAAGTAGACGTGAGTGGCATTATTGACCTTTGTAGAAGTACTAACAGCGATTCCATATGTTTTCTGCCTCATTCTTGTCATCATCAGAAAATGTAATCTGTCACccctgagtagagagagagtatgaaGCCTTGgtatatgttagtgtgtgtgtgggtgttggtgtgtgtttgtgtgtgtgctactGCGCATGgctgtgcgcgcgtgtgtgtacagaaagtattcatatcccttgactcaattattttctcacccatctacacacaataccacataatgacaaagtgccggcatgtttttagaaatgttggcacgtgaaatacagaaatatctatttcacacctctgagtcaatgctttgtagaagcacatttggcggcgattacagctgAGCTGAGTCTTTTGGGGTAAGTATCTTATgagatttgcacacctggatgggacaatatttgcccattattctttagaAAATTCTTCAGgttctgtcaagttgattgtggatcattgctagacagccattttcaagtcttgccgatttaggtcaaaactgtaactaggccgcTCAAGACCaatcaatgtcatcttggtaagcaactccagtttagattttgctgaaaggtgaattcgtgtcccagtgtctggtagaaagcagactgaaccagattttcctctaggattttgcctgttcttTTAGCTGTATTCCGTGTATTTCTATCACAACAAAACTCagtagtccttgccgatgacaagcatacccataacatgacgcgGGCACCACTATGCTTGAGAATATGGAAAGTGGTATATTGTAGACATTgctcatgttgtaaatgactattgttgtattggatttaccccaaacataacacttagtGTTCAGGcccaatgtttatttatttattaagggGATTGTTGCAAACacgatgcatgttttggaatattttttattctgtacaggcttccttcttttcactctgtcatttaggtcagtattgtggagtaactacgatgttgttgatccatcctcagttttctcatatcacaaccattagATTCTGTAACTGTCTTAATATCACCACTGGCCTCATAGTGCAATCCATGAACAGTGtcattcctctccggcaactgagttaggaaggacgcctgtaactttgtagtgactgggtgtactgatacaccatccaaagcctaatgaataatttcaccatgctcaaagggatattcagcgtctcatataggtgcctttctttgtgaggcattgaaaaCACTCCCTGGTCTTAGTGGtggaatctgtgcttgaaattcactactcgattaAGTGACCTTACAGATagatgtatgtgtggggtacagagatgacgtagtcattacaaaatcatgttaaaccctTTTATTAAACATGGAATGAGTCCATGAACTTATTATaagatttgttaagcacatttttacccctgagcttatttaggcttgccacacaacaaaggggttgaatacttagtggctcaagatatttcagctttacattttttattaatttcaaAAAttctgatatatcaaagtgctgtacagaaacccagcctaaaaccccaaacagcaagcaatgccggtgtagaagcacggtggctaggaaaaacaatagtggtcctaaaacagaaccttgggGAAccccgaaatttacagttgatttgccAGAGGAGAAACCAATCACAGAGAGAaattgatatctttccgacagttAAGATCTAAACcaagccagaacttgtccgtgtagaccaatttgggtttccaatctctccaaaagaatgtggtgatcgatggtatcaaaagcagcactaaggtctaggagcatgaggacagatgcagagcctcggtctgacgtcattaaaaggtaatttaccaccttcacaagtgcagtctcagtgctatgatggggtctaaaaccagactgaagcatttcgtatacattgtttgtcttcaggaaggcagtgagttgctgcgcaacagattttaaaaatattttagagaggaatggaagattcgatataggccgatagttttttatattttctgggtccaggtttggctttttcaagagaggctttattactgccacttttagtgagtttggtacacatccggtggatagagagccatttattatgatcaacataggagggccaagaacaggaagcagctctttcagttgtttagttggaatagggtccagtatgcagcttgaagatttagaggccatgattattttgatcattgtgtcaagagataaagtactaaaacacttgagtgtctcccttgatcctaggtcctggcagagttgtgcagactcaggacaacagagcgttggaggaatacgcagatttaaagagtagTCCGTAATTTGCCTTCTAATGATcgtgatcttttcctcaaagaagttcatgaatttattactgctgaggtGAAAGCCaccctctcttggggaatgctgctttttagttagctttgcgacagtatcaaaaatacatttcggattgttcttattttcctcaattaagttggaaaaataggatgattgagcagcagtgagggctcttcgatactgtcTTTccagctagtcggaagacttccggTTTGGtatggcgccatttccgttccaattttctggaagcttgcttcagagctcgggtgttttctgtataccagggagctagtttcttatgacaaatgtttttagtttttaggggtgcaactgcatctagggtattgcgcaaggttaaattgaggtcCTCAGTTAGGTGATtgttgtcctctgacgtccttgggtaggcagagggagtctggaagggcatcaaggaatctttgggttgtctgagaatttatagcacgacttttgatgctccttggttggcgtctgagcagattatttgttgcgattgcaaacgtaataaaatggtggtctgatCGTCCAgggttatgaggaaaaacattaagatgcacaacatttattccatgggacaaaactaggtccagagtatgactggcagtgagtaggtccagagacatgttggacaaaacccactgagtcgatgatggctccgaaagccttttggagtgggtctgtggacttttccatgtgaatattaaagtcaccaaaactttgaatattatctgctatgactacaaggtccgataggaattcagggaactcagtgaggaacgctgtatatggcccaggaggcctgtaaacagtagctataaaaagtgattgggtaggctgcatagatttcatgacaagaagctcaaaagacgaaaactttgttttttgtttgtaaattgaaatttgctatcgtaaatgttagcaacacctctgcctttgcgggatgcacggggatatggtcactagtatggtcactagtgtaaccaggaggtgaggcctcacagtaaattcatcagtttcagtcaggccaatcacatcaagattatgatcagtgattcgttcattgactataactgcctttgaagtgagggatctaacattaagtagccctattttgtgaggtatcacgatctctttcaataatggcaggaatggatgaggtctttattctagtgagattgctaaggttttgcccaacctaggtcgaggcacagacatggtctcaatggggatagctgagctgactacactgactgtgctagtcgCAGACTCCACTAAGtaggcaggctggctaacagcctgctccCTGGCcggcaccctatttcattgtggagctaggggagttagagccctgtctatgttcatagataagatgagagcacacctccagctaggatggactccgtcactcctcaacaggccaggcttggtcctgtttttgggtgagtcccagaaagagggccaattatctacaaattctatattttgggagggacagaaaacagttttcaaccagcgattgagttgtgagactctgctgtagagctcatcactccccagaatactttctgaaggcactgtatctgccagcCTGTGTATATGACTGCTTGGCTACATTCCTGCGTGGTGACGGAGAAGGTGTGAAGTGTGGAGTGACAGAGCATATGAGGCGCGTTCTGTGTCACCCAGCCAGCCAAGGGCTTGACTCCTGAGTGTCATAAACAGTCAGTGTACAAACAGAGCCGGACCTGGGTTCAGGCCAGGAAAGCGTCTGGGTCAACACTCTGTTCTATCACAATCACCTGGCTTTCACTTACACGGGGGTTTACTTACATAGTGAACAATGATATTTACTCGTCTTATAAATGATGTGTATAATAAAATGAGTCATGTGTATCAATTAGCATTTTTAAACAAGCACTCCATTTCATATCATGCAAGGTTTCCGTTCTCCTAATATGGTATCTGATATGTGAAGTCTGTATTGTGTCTCAGTTCAGTGGAAGACCCTGAGCGGACTATGCAGTCTGTGGGCTAGATGCGTTATGCTCATTGACTGACCAcgacgtctctccctgtgtcagGTTCTGTGGGAGATGCTCACCCGGGAGATTCCCTTTAAAGGCCTGGAGGGATTACAAGTCGCCTGGCTGGTGGTGGAGAAGAGTGAGGTAATGTACAGCTACGCTTGTTTTGACCCTTTTACTCGTTATGCAGTTAGGAACAGCTGCTGCTTCCTTTATCTATGCTAATGGATTTTGTGAAGATACACATACCTGACAGTCTTTTGTAATGAGCTAGTGCATCTGTACAATCATGTCAGTCATCACAAACCAGCATAGCTAGTTGGGAGATCGTCATATGGGCCGGAGCCAATTGATCCCAATCGTGCACTGTCCGCATTCACAGTCTCCAGTCACATGAGTCATCAGTGTATTTGACCGGCCTCCTGACATGAATGCTCTACCAATATCCCGACCTCAGAACTGAAAGTTGAAACTACTGCAATCCTTTCAGGGAAACAggaacagtgagtgtgtgtgtgactgtgatcctgtctgtctgttccagagATTAACCATTCCCAGTAGCTGCCCAACTAGTTTCGCTGAGCTGATGAGGAAGTGCTGGGTGACTGAGCCAAAGGTACGACAtcctcacacacaccaacatcctcacacacacagatccttTTAAAtgacacacactaccgttcaaaggtttggggtcacttagaaatgtccttgttttttaaagaatagcaaattttttgtccattaaaataacaccaaattgatcagaaatacagtgtagacattgttattgtagctggaaacggcagattatctacataggcgtacagaggcccattatcagcaaccatcgttcctgtgttccaatggcacgttatgttagctaatccaagtttatcattttaaaaggctaattgatcattagaaaacccttttgcaattatgttagcacagctgaaaaactgttgttctgattaaagaagcaataaaactggccttctttagactagttgagtatctggagcatcagcatttgttggttcgattacaggctcaaaatgtccagaaacaaagaactttcttctgaaactcgtcagtctattcttattctgagaaatgaaggctattccatgcgagaaattgctaagaaactgaagatcctgtacaacgctgtgtactactcccttcacagaacagtgaaaactggctctaaccagaatagaaagaggagtgggaggccccagtgcacaactgagcaagaggacaagtacattagagtgtctagttttaaGAAACGAACGCCTCACAaatcttcaactggcagcttcaataaatagtacctgcaaaagaccagtctcaacgtcaacaacgaagaggcgactccaagatgctggccttctaggcagagttcctctgtccagtgtcttttcttttgcccatcttaatcttttctttttattggccagtctgagatggctttttctttgcaactctgcctagaaggccagcatcctggagtcgcctcttcactgttgacgttgagactggtgcttTGCGGGTACttttcttttaaaatgataaacatggattagctaacacaacgtgccattggaacacaggagtgatggttgctgataatgggcctctgtacgctgtcatgacgttggcctctttgggtatcctcctctccctgcctcccccttgcctccttcaactaggttgctgtggtcagcAAGACGTCGTAAATTCCagaggatctcctcatggacacacagtatagagagagtagattttcatggagaacaaaggaattccttccacctcacagaacttgaggtacaaacaaatgtcatgttccggagaaagtataaaagatcggtgaagaatccagctacgaactggtctgtttgtcacaacttggggaagctcatgggagacggtgtggccacattaccataacgctgtttatataatagcctcagagatgaggtttacatctaattgttgtataagatgaatgagtgagtatgatactgtttgtataattgtgtaatatgattttgggctgtttaatgaagaaaaatacaattcccttttga from Oncorhynchus kisutch isolate 150728-3 linkage group LG26, Okis_V2, whole genome shotgun sequence carries:
- the LOC109871317 gene encoding mitogen-activated protein kinase kinase kinase 20 isoform X5: MSSLSASFVQIRFDDIHFYENCGGGSFGSVYRARWISQDKEVAVKKLLKIENEAEILSVLSHRNIIQFYGAILEAPNYGIVTEYAGGGSLYDYLSSAESEEMDLGQVMTWAMEIAKGMHYLHSEAPVKVIHRDLKSRNVVVTADNVLKICDFGASRFHSHTTHMSLVGTFPWMAPEIIQSLPVSETCDTYSYGVVLWEMLTREIPFKGLEGLQVAWLVVEKSERLTIPSSCPTSFAELMRKCWVTEPKERPMFKHILTTLESMSNDSKLPEECNSFLHNKAEWSCEIEATLERLKKLERDLSSKEQELKERERRLKMWERKLIEQSNTPLFLPVAAQISAESFYESKTEESNSSEMTCQITSSSNGEVEGMSLQAMMKGFGDMFALDMGGPVLHSGMQVNMQAKQNSSKSSSVREGRKIHTALGMSDFNWSDDSD